The region AGACGGTGAAAAACAGACAACTGTGTTAGCAGTGGCAGAGAACAGTGCTAATTTGAATGGCTATACAAGTAGTCAGACTGTAAAAGCTAACAGCAAATTACGCAAAAAATGGGGTCAAACAAGAACTGGCATTCAGGTAACGGCTTTCGTTTTGGCCGCTTTTGTCTGGTTGTATGTGCAAGCAACGACCAATGTTGTCAGCAGCAAACGCTTCTATGATGTGAAGTTTATGATACTCAACCAAGAAGAAGTAGACAAATACGAATTGGATTATCGCCTAAGTGCGTGGCAGACGGATGTCGTGATTCAAGCGCGTGAACGTAATTTGCGTGGCATTAATAGCTCAGATATTCAAGCTCAACTTGATTTTGCTAATCTGAAAGAGGAAGATAAGGCCAAGTTGCAGCGTTTAAGTGAGACAAACAAGACTCCGGTTAAGGTTAATTTGCAAGTCAAGATCAACGTTACGGATAAACCGTATTATTCATATAGGATAACTAGTGCAAATCCAGTGAATGTTGAAGTCACCTTTTGGCCGATTCTACAAAAAAATGCAGCTGGCACAAATGAAGCGGCGCCAGTACCTAGTAAAAGCGAAAAAAGTAAGTATAATTAATTAGCTAGGCTCAGTTTTAACAGTTTGAGCTATTCGAGGAGGTTACAATGTGCGAGAATAAACAAACTGACGACAGCTTGGAAGTGAAAGGCGCTTCACAGGCAGAAATTGATAAGATTCATGATGATGCTGAATATATGCAGCATTTTTGGCATACTACCTCGCATATTTTGGCACAGGCGGTCAAGCGTCTTTACCCAGAAACAAAGTTAGCTATTGGTCCAAGTATCAAGAACGGTTTCTATTATGATTTGGATCGTGAAGAGAAGTTTACAGATGAAGATTTAGCTAAACTTGAGAAAGAAATGAAGCAGATTGTCAAGCAGAACTATCGCCTGGAACGTATTGAGATGAGCCGTGAAGAGGCTATTAAGTATTGGCAAGATCGTAATGAACCATACAAAGTAGAACTCATTCAAGATATGCCGGAAGATACACTAATCACTTTCTACAAACAAGGCGAGTTCGTTGACTTATGCCGTGGCGGTCATTTGGATTGCACGGGTAGAATTAAGGCTTTCAAGTTGACTTCAATTGCTGGTGCTTATTGGCGTGGCGATGAGAAGAACAAGATGCTGACACGTATCTATGGTATTAGCTTCCCAAAGAAAGAAACATTGAAAGCTTATTTGCAAAAATTAGAAGAAGCTAAGCAACGTGATCACCGTAGAATCGGCCGTGAGATGAACATTTTCATGACATCTGATATGGGCCCAGGCTTCCCATTCTGGTTGCCTAATGGTGTAAAAATCAAAGAGTGCTTGAAGCAATTGCTGATTGATAATCAAAAGCGTATGCACTATCAACAGATTGAAACACCTATTATTTTGTCAAGACAATTGTGGGAGACATCTGGTCACTGGGCACATTACCAAGAGAAGATGTACACAACTGAGATTGATGGTGAGACATTTGCTGTTAAGCCGATGAACTGCCCAGGTGGTGTCTTGGTTTATCGCAGCCAACCTCGTTCATATCGTGATTTGCCTTTGCGTTTGTCTGAATTTGGTCATTGCCATCGCCATGAGCAATCTGGTGAATTACACGGCTTGATGCGCGTGCGTTCATTTACACAAGATGATGCACATATCTTCATGACAGCTGAGCAGGCTGAGGCTGAGTTAGAGAATGTTATCAGCTTGATTGATCGAATCTACAAGCGCTTTGGCTTTAAGTACCATGTTGAATTGTCCACGCGTCCGGAAGATTCAATGGGCTCAGATAAAGATTGGGAGTTGGCAACGAATGCTTTGGAGTCAGCTTTGAAGAAACGGCATATGGAATATGTCGTTAATCCTGGTGACGGAGCTTTCTATGGCCCAAAGATCGACTTCCATATCGAGGATGCCTTGGGTAGAGAGTGGCAATGTGGTACAGCTCAGATTGACTTCCAGTTGCCTGAACGTTTCCAACTTGAATACATTGGTAGCGACAATGAGAAGCATCGCCCAATCATGTTGCACCGTGCAATTTATGGCTCATTGGAGCGCTTTATTGCGGTCTTGATTGAACATTATGCTGGTAAGTTCCCATACTGGTTAGCACCAGAGCAAGTTAGGATCTTGCCTATTTCTGAAAAGGTCGCTGATTATGCGCATGAATTAGAGTCAGCTTTGTTTGATGCTGATGTTCGTGTCCAAGTTGATTGGCGCAATGAAAAGATTGGTTACAAGATTCGTCAAGCTCAGTTAGACCATGTGCCTTATATGTTTGTCGTTGGTGAGAAGGAAGCTAATAATAAGCAAGTAGCTGTCCGTAGCCGTGATGAAGGCGATAAGGGCGTTATGAGCTTAGAGGATTTCTTAGCAAGCGTTAAGTAAGCTTAGGTACAGGCAATTTAATTGATCGGCGTGATTAGTGAATTACTGATTGCGCCGATTTTATTTTCGAGGTGGTATATCCAGTGAAGCATAGGCTGAAATAAAGGTGTATACAGATGTTTACATATGAAATTTCATGCTATTTTAAGAAAATTTGAAAATTGCACTTGCCAGATTCAAAGAAAACGTGTAAGATAGCCATGAAATTTTTGGAAAGGAGCAACCTAAGATGTTTGCTGTTCAATCAATGCAAAGCAAGTATTGGCGAAGCGTATAGAAAAGGTTGTTTCATACATTAGATGATGGTATAGAAACAACCTACTGAGCTGGGGGTTTCTGTGCGTCATAGCTTGAGGTCGCATAGTGGCGGCTTTTTTTATTTAGTTATATAGCGGCTTTTATGGATTGCCATATCTACCCCCATATTGAGACAAATAAGAAATAAGAAAAGTGCTTAAAAATGGAGGTTATTTATGAAAAAGAAGTCAAGTTTCGCATTTATCGTTTTAGTGGTGTTAGCTTTAATTGTTTCACTATTTTTCCTGAAAAAATTAGATAATGGCAACAGTGAAAAAGTTAGCTCAGTCAGCGCAAAAAACGAAGTACCTACAATTGGCATTTTGCAATTAGTTTCTCATCCAGCCTTAGATTCGATCAAACAAGGTATTATTGATGGCTTGGCAGATGCAGGTTATCAAGAAGGGAAAAGCATTAATATTGATTTCCAAAATGCGCAAGGTGATCAGAGCAATTTGTCGTTGATGGCGCAACAGCTGTTAACAAAAGAGAAAAAATTAGTCATAGGTATAACAACTCCAGCCGCTCAACAATTAGCGTCTAAGGAAAAAGAACGCCCAATTATTCTTTCAGGTATAACTTATCCTAAGCAAGCAGGCTTAGTTGATTCAGAAGAGCATCCAGGTAAGAATGTAACAGGCGTTAGCGATCGCTTGAATATTAAGGCTCAAATTGAGCAAATACACGAGGTGTTGCCTGATGCGAAAAAGATTGGTATTTTATACACTTCTTCTGAAGATAATGCTTTAGCCCAAGCCAAAACAGCTGAACAAGAGATAAAGAAAATTGGGTTAGAAACTGTAGTTAAATCCGTAACTAATACGACAGATATTCATCAGGTAGCTACACAATTAGCAAGTGAGGTACAAGCAATTTATGTGCCAATTGATAACGGCATAGCTTCGGCAATGGCAACATTGGTCCAAGTTACCGATCAAGCTAAAATACCAGTTTTCCCATCGGCTGATAGCATGGTGAAAGACGGCGGCATGATGGGCATTGGCGTTGATCAATATCAAATTGGTCGCTTAACTGCTAAGGTGGTAGTAGATGTCTTAAATGGAAAAGATGTAGCGACTTATCCTATTCAAGTATTAGACAAAGGTACAACATATATCAATAAGAAAAAAGCGGTAGAGCTTAATATCAATATCCCAGAAAAAATTGCTGAAAAAGCCGTAGCTATTGATAAATAAAGGAGTAGACTGATGGGCGATATAATTTTATCTGCTTTAACGGAAGGCGTTTTTTGGAGCATAGTGGCAATTGGACTTTATATCAGTTTCCGAATTTTACATTTGTCTGATATGACCACGGAGGGTAGCTTCCCACTAGGTGCCTGCCTCGCAATTGTTAGTATTTTGAATGACTTATCACCACTTATGGCGTTAGTTGTAAGTTTTATAGGTGGTGCCTTGGCTGGCTTAGTGACTGGTGTTTTAATAAATCGCCTAAGAATTCCGAATCTTTTAGCCGGTATTCTAACGATGAGTGCCTTTTATTCAATTAATTTAAAGATTATGCAAAGGCCTAACTTGAATATTTTGGGTAAAAACACCTTGGTGAATTATATTACCCATCAAAGTAATGTCTTACCTTATGCTTATTTATGGCTTGGTTCTTTAATGGTTGCGCTCCTTCTGACAGCTTTATATTTCTTTTTCAAAACGGAAGTGGGACAAGCTTTGATAGCTTCGGGTGATAATGCAGAGATGGCTATGTCATCTGGTATTCCGGTAGAACGCATGAAGATTTTAGGCTTAATGTTGGCTAATGGTATTATTGCTTTGGGTGGCGGCTTATTAGCGCAAAAAGGCAATTTTGCTGATGTGAATATGGGCATAGGCGTTATAGTTGTCGCTTTAGCATCGATTATTATAGGTGAAGTTATTTTCCCTTATGTAACATTCGGTCAAAGACTGATTTGTATTGTGCTTGGATCGATAATTTATCGCTTCCTATTGGCTAGCGTTATTTCCTTAAAAGTTATCAGTGCAAATGATTTTAAATTGTTTTCGGCATTGCTTATTGCAGTTTGCCTAGCATTACCTTTGATAAGAGAAAAAATTCATCGATGAGGAGGCGTTGAGATGAGTAAGGTTATTCTACAATTAAAGGATCTTTCTAAAACGTTTTTCCAAAACACTTTGCAAGAACGTAAAGGCCTGGACCATTTCAATCTCACCTTAAATGAGGGCGATTTTGGTGTCATTGTCGGTGGAAATGGGGCTGGAAAATCCACTTTGATGAATATCATTGCGGGCAAACTCAATTTAGATCAAGGGCAAATCATTTTGGACGATGTTGAGCTAACTAATTTAAAGGATTATCAACGTGCCAAATGGTTAAGTAGGGTGCCGCAGGACCCTAGCCTCGGTACAGCACCACGTATGACGTTATTGCAAAATATGGCAATTGCTTCTAAGCGAGGCCAGAAACGTAACTTTACGTTTTCTGTATGCGACAAGGATATTGCTTTTTATCGTGCCTGTTTAAAAGAGTTAGGCCTTGGCTTAGAAGAGCGCTTGGAGCTGCCGATGGAATATTTGTCTGGCGGCCAACGGCAAGCGGTAACTTTGTTGATGGCAACTTTAGCAGATAGCAAGTTGTTATTGCTAGATGAGCATACGGCTGCTTTGGACCCTAAAACCCAGCGCTTAGTGATGCAATTAACAGAAAAGTTGATTAAGAAGAAAAAATTGACTACTTTGATGATTACACACAGCTTAACAGATGCTATTACTTATGGTAATCGCTTATTTATTTTAAGCCAGGGCAAGTTGTTTAGGCAGTTCGATGCGGAAGAAAAAGCGAAACTTACAGCAGAGGATTTGTTCAGAATCTTAGAAAAAAGTAACGAAATGCTCCTATAACTAGGAGCGTTTCGCTATTTATACTTTTCAAAAAATGTCTACTTCAATTTGGCTTTGGGACTGTTATATAGCCAAGCACAGACGAAAGCTGTCAGTGGAATTGTGAACAAGATGGCGAGCGTGCCGATGATGGCGTTAAGAATATCGACGGCAAAGCTTTCTCTGTTGATGAAGAAATTCCATGACATGCCAGTGCCGCTTAGAACAAGCACGGTGAGGAGTGAAGTGCCGATATAAGCCATGATCAAAGTGTTAGATAAAGTTGAGATCAAATCACGGCCGATGTCCAGCCCGATTTTGAATATCTCGTGTCGCTTCAAGTTAGGCGCTTGCAATTTTACTTGTGCTAAGGCAGAGGAAATATCCATTGCCACGTCCATGACTGCTCCGAGTGCTCCGATTAGAACCATAGCGAAAATGAGCGCCGGCAAATTGATTTTGTTAGGTAAAGGTAAGTTAGCCAAGGTGATAGCCTCATCACCAGTTAGACCGCTAATTTTCAGCCAATAGTTGCAGATGATGGCAAGTAAACCGCTTAAACTGACACCAGCCAGGCAGCCGATGGTAGCGGCATAGGCTTTGGCATTGTAGCCGATAACTAAGAGGAAGCTGATCAAAGTGCCGTACAGACAGGTTAAGAGGGTCATAAGATAGACGTTGTAAGCAGCGAGGATGCTTGGGATAAAGACGAGGAAAATCATTAAAACAGTCAAGACTAAGGATAGTAAAGTGTTAAGGCCTTTTAAGTGCCCAAAGGCAAGCAATGCGATAGCAAAGACAGCAAAGAGCCAAATTAATTTAGTATGCCGATCGTATTCGACAAATACGAAAGGTGATAGCTTATTAGCGCTTGCTGGATTGGCGCTCTGCTTAGGGCTGAATAATAAGACACGGTCACCAGATTTAACTTGTGTAAGGCTGTCGGAAGGATTGCTAAAGTCAATGCTCTGATAACCCACGATACGCTCGCCTTGGCGTTCACCAGTTAGAAGGGTGGCTGTGAAGTTTATCTTCAAATTAGGCTTTTCGCCAGCTAAACCGCTTTCACTCTGCTCTGTATTGACGATTTTTTCGATTCTCGCTTGGACCAAATTAGCTTGATTTTGAGGCAAGCTAGGTACAGATTGCTTAATTATAAGGTGACTGACTAATAGTATTAGCAAGCTCATACCGATGGTCAAAAAATAAAGAGAACGTTCTTTTGTGTTTAATTTCTGTTTGGCTAAATCTAAATGATGACTATGGACAGGTTCATCGTAGGTAAAATGTTCGCTCATATGTACTTCCTTACTTTTAATCACCGCCATGATAGCACAAAAAGCATGGATAATTTGAAAATCATTTGCAAAAATGTTTTAGGGGAAATAAAATTAGCAATCGAATTACATGTCTAGCCAATTAGCTTTACTTTAGGATATAATTTTGAGAGCTAGGTGTATTTTACGTGATTTACGCCGATTAATTGACTTGATGAATTTAAAAGTGTAAGATTATATCTTACTAAGTTAGATAAAACAATATTAGAACATGCAAATTTGTAGAATTTGAAGGTTGACATTAAAATGATATGGCACGAGAATGCTTTGACAGACAGACAGACAGACAGACAGACAGACAGACAGACAGACAGACAGACAGACAGCATGATTTATGCATAGATTATGCTGTAGGTAGTGTTGACTCTAATTCTAGAGTTGCATTAAATTCTTTAAGTAATTCAAATAATTTAATTCATTACAATTTTATAAGTGTAGATAGTAAGCAAGGACAGTGTCGTATGATGGCATCTGTCTTTGCTTATTTTTATGCTTATTTAAACAGATTGTATATATGGAGGGCTTAGGCAATGAAGATGAGTAGATTGAGTCGGATGTGTGCACTTACTTTGGCAGCTGGCATATTTATGACAGTTATGCCGTGGCAGGTGCGAGCAACAGAAACTGAACAAGCGAAGACGGAGATTGCTACAGAAATTAAAGCCAAAGATGAGAAAGCAAGCGCTGATAAATCACAGGCGCCAAATGATTCGTTAAAAGACAGTAACATTGCCGATAAAGCAAAAGAAGTTATGCCCGCTGATAAGGCTAACGTTGAAAAAGAGAAAGATTCTAAAGCACCAAAAGTATCTGAGACTGACAAACAAGTTTCCAAGTTAGAAAAGAATGAAGATGCTGAGTTAGTGAGTAAAGATGATCTTTCGGCTATTTCTAAAGCAATGATTGGAGCAGATAGAGCTGTAACTGAAAGTGGTACAGGCAAGGTCGAGTTTAAACTTGGAAAATTTGAAAATGACAAATTATCTGATTTGTCAGAGAACTGGTATACTGAACAGCTTGTAACTAGTGCTATAGATATTGATGTTTCTGGTAATAATTACGTATTAAACAAACCTTACATTGTTTTACGGGTGCCTAAAACTAATAAAATTAAAGATTTAAAGTTTATTGATTCACAAGCAGGTCGTACAGAGCGATATGAAGATGACGATTATAAATATGTGAAATACGTTTATGATTCAATGTCTGGTGGTACACATTATACTTACCCTTTCTATTTTAAATTTGATGCTCATAATGCTAAAAATGATGACACTATTGAAGTTACAGCTAGCTTGTATAAAGATGGTGACAATGGAAAAGATGGCGAGCTGTTTCGAGAGTTAAAACAGACATATCGTGCTAAAACACTTGGATTTGAGCTTTTTTCGACACAATATAACTATGACAGTATGCAACAAATAGGGGACTTGCAGACAAATAATGATGGACACAAGAGCATTGTGAAAGGTTGGGTAGAAAAGGCTAGTGATACTACAACTTTTGAAGGTAAACCATGCGTTGCTCCAGTTTATGCTTCCGTAGCGCCACAAGCGATAAAAGGTATTAGCGAAAGCGTAGGATTGGAGTATCCAAAAAATATCAAATTTGTTTTGGAATTCGATAATACAGAACCAGGATTTACCTTTGAAGGTAGATGGAATTTCTGGGGTGTTGGCAATGCTGATATCAAAAGAGAACTTAGTGCTGATGAAAAAGTTTTAACCATTATTTGCCAAAATCCAACCATGGCTGGTTCAGCGGACTGGACCAATAATTATCGTCAGTCATTACAAGTAAAAGCTTTTGTAAAAGCGAAAGCAGTTACTTTGAACAAAGATATTAGTGTTAATATTTCCGCTTATAAAAATGTCGATAAAGATGGAAATAATGGTGAACTGATTGGTACACGCAAAGAAGTTTATCATTTTAAACCCGAGCCATTTTCGCGTGGTGGTAATTTTTCATACAGTAAAATAGCATATGATGGTTATAATATTGCTGAAGAATTTGCTTACATATATAACGCAGATTATTACTATATGAACAATAAGCTTTACAAGGGCGCATTCAGTATGAATGAAAAAGGTGTACCTCTTAAAGGCTTACTTACTAATTGGAATACGGGATCAAGCTTTGCTAATCCGTGGAAAGATGGCAATGTAACTAAAGTCAAGGCGATTTTCAACAAATTAGAATCAGACGGTATCTATTTCAAATCAACTCGTTTGTGGGCAGACTGTTATGATAGCAAAAACCCTGAAAATGAAAATATCCTGAATGCGATAAAGTCAGCTTGTTCCAATGGAAATGTTAAGCTATACGGTATCGATAATGCTGGCAATGAAACACTAATTAGCGATAAGGTTGAATACAATAAGGCTATTAATATAGATGATAAAAAAGGTTTATATAAAGAAGTAGTTTACAGGTTTGATAAGCCGCTTGTTTTGGATAATTTTCATCTGTATGTAAATGACCGTGTATGGTTCTTAAATGATGAGTTGAAAAGCTTTTCCAACTTGGAAGATCAAGAAAAGGCTTATAGTTCTTCACTTAGTGTAGCAATTTTGGATAAAGACGATAAACCTGAAAAAAAGGAATATACGAACAATACTACTAAATTCTTTAGAGTAAGAGCATTACATCCAGTAGTCGATGAGTTTATTAGTGCTGAGCAGACGGTTGCATACAGCAATGAAGGTACTTTTAATTATTTAATTGGCCCTATGTTACCAAAGGTACGGCATGATATATCTACATATGGTGCCGATTTAAAAGAAATTAAAAATTTAAAGGTTATCACGCTCATTCCAGCTGGATTTGAATTTACAGGCGAAATAAAGCGCACTGACAATGATGGCCACAATTGGACTGCTGAAGTATCTGATCCTGTAATAAAGACTGTTAAGAACTATAAGGGTACTGGTAAAACAGCTGTAATAGCTGATTTTGGTAATGTGCCTATTGAGCGGTATTATCCCTTAAATTTAGTGTTGCGTGCGACTAAAACAGCTCAACGTGGTAAGAATAAGTTCGTTAACTATATGGTTTATGATGATAACGACTTTATTCGTCCGCTAGGCAGCGATAAACATGAACATGATTACGTTGACACCTTGGATTTAGATGATGATGGTAACACGCAAGAAGTTTTCATGCAAAAGCAAACAAATGTAGAATTTATACCACCGCTTGAATTAGTTATGAACAACAAAGTCTGTTTTGAAGATATTAAAGACGAAATAGCGATTGTAAGTGATTTAGGTAGTAAGACTCAACATAAAATTAACATTTTCAATAATTCTATTCAGACGATAAATAAACTGAGTATATTGGATGTTTTACCATATGTAGGCGACCATGCGATTGCTCCTAATGAAAAAGGTGAATATCCAGCACGTAACTCCTCTTTTGCTACGCCGTTAATAAGTTCGGTTGAGGCTGCCAATGATAAAAGTGTCAATGAAAAATTTTCTTTCTATTATCAGTTAAGCGCACAAGGAAATGATTTAGCTAGTGTGCGTGATGGACAATGGGTTAAAAAGGAGGAAATAACAGATTGGTCAAAAGTTAAGTCTGTAAAGGCTGTGCTTAAGGAAGGTCAAGAACTAAAGTCAAAAGAATCAATAGATATTATTTTGCCAGTAAGTATGCCAAAAAACACAAGCCTTGAAGAAGGAACAACATACGCCATTAATTCAGCTGCGTTTAGCACAGATGATCAAAACTATACTGAGGGAAATAAAACACAGTTAAGTTTTGTTAAATACAAAGTAGAAGGCATGGCTTTCTTAGATCTGGATGAAGATGGTAAATATAATAATAAAGATAAGATTGTACCAGGTATAAAAGTTAACTTGTTAAAACCAAGTCCAGCTGCTTCTACGCCTAGCACAAATGCCGAAAATCGCTCAGCTAGATTGGATGAGGATAGAGACGCTGATAATGCCAATATACCTGAAGGTTACGAACTTGCTAAGGATCTAGATGGCAATGCTATTACGACAACTACTAACCAAGAAGGTAAATATAGCTTTGACGTTTATCAGCGAGCTTCTTATATGGTGCAGTTTGAACTTGGTAACGGACAATCATTTAGCGCGAAATCTACAGCTGGTTCAGAAGATATAGGTACTAATTCTATAGAGGCATCAACGGCTAGTGAAAAGTCAGCAGTTTCTACACAAGGAAAATTGAATCCTTCTAAGAAAAAAATGATTCGAAGCGTCGCCATTAAACAAGTTTGGAAAATTAAAATCACAAAAGTGGATGCTAAAGACGAAAGTAAGAAATTAGCAGGTTCAGAGTTTGCCTTAATAAAAGTTAATGGTGAACAACAAGCGACAGCTAACGGTAATGAAGTTGAATTTAAAAATGTCACAACAAATGATGATGGCGAAGCAACGTTTGAAAACGTGCCATATGGTAGCTATAAAGTTAGAGAAATAAGAGCACCAAAGGGCTATGAATTGCCTGAACAGCCTGAAACAGCTGTACCTGAGTTATTGGCTCATATGAATCCAGCTTCAGTTGATGTTACGGTTACAAACAAGCTTAACAAGGCTAGGTTGGTCGTTCTAAAGACAGATGACAGCAAGGAAGCAAAACCATTAGCTGGCGTTGAATTTAAGCTAAATATAATTGGTGAATTAAAGACAGAGACTAATTCAAATCCTGCTGTTACAGATAAACAAGCAGAAAAAGTAACTGACAAATCCGCAACTGGTGATGCATCAGATGTTACAAATTCTGTAAACACAACAGAGCAGACTGAGTGGACAGGTACAACAGATAAGGACGGTAAGATTATATTCAAGGACTTGCCACTAGGCGAATACACGCTAGAAGAAACTAAGGGCCTAAATGGTTATGAGAAGTTGGATAAGCCGATGGATATTACGCTTAATACGCCGTATGACGAGAAAAATTCTGACAATACTACTAAGACAGTTAAAGTCGTCAACAAGAAAAGCATAATCCCGACAAAGCCAAGTGTACCGAGCAATCCCGAGTATGTACCAAGTACTCAAACTGAGCCGAAGAAAATTAAAGTCGGTGTTGTGACAAAGACCGGCGAGCTTGCAAATATGGCAAGTGGGTTTGGCCTGGTTATGTTAGTTGCGTTTGCTGCATTGACTGTCAACAAGCGTAAGAAATAGTAAATTAACAAGCTGCAATTTAGCAGCTTGTCATTAAAATGAATCCAATTGAAGAGAGGAATAAAATTATGAAAACACAAATGCATGCAAATGTTTTCAAGAAAAAATGCTTGGCAGCTATAACAGCTATGCTCATGGCAGCTTTGCTCGTTGTGCCAGCTAATGTTAAGGCAGAGGGAGAAACTATTACGGTGAATAATAATTTGTCGGCTGATCTCCTTTTGCGTAAAAAAGACAATAGCGAAGATACTGGTAATAAAGTCATTGAGGTCGGTAAAGATGACAATATGACTTTTGTTGGTACATTAGGTGTTAAGCTTATAAAGGGTCAAATGAATTGCTTTGAGCAAAAATTTTTAGGTGATGGAACTGAATGTGATCCTAATACCTGTAAAGAAAATGTACTTCTTAAAGATAACTACGATAAAATTAATTTGGAAGGTGTTGAGTCCACATTTAAAGCAACTTTAACTTTAGCTGATGGCTTAAAATTTAAAGATAAAGTAGAGACTACTTTGACAGGTGCTAACGATTTATTTAAAATTACAAAAACTGATATAGTAGGTCAAACAGCTACTATCACTATGGAGTTGAAAGATAAAGCTAAATACACAAAATATGACGTTTTGAAAAATGATGTTAATGCTGTAGATGACGACTTGAAAGTAAGCTTAACAGGTGTTCAGTTTGCCGATAATGCAGTGGCAGATAGAGCTTATACAGTTACAGGTACTGTTGAAGGTAGCTTTAGTGGTACTGCTCAATATTCAATAATAACAAAGAAATTTGTTTTAAGTTGGAATGGCAAGCAAACTGATGCTGGTAAATATGACGATGGTATCGCTATTGCTGTTAAGTACGCTGCTGCTCCATCCCCATCCCCAGCTCCAGTTGAACCAGAAGTAGAAATTCCGTATGTGCCAAGTGACCCTACAGAGCCAGTTGTTACTGAAGTTGTAGAGCCTAAGGTAGGCAAAGTTGCCAAGACAGGTGAAATGGCTAATACCGTTAACCAATTAGGTTTAATTATTCTAGCTGCCGCTAGCGTTGTAATTGCTAAGAAACACTAACATAACTATCAGCTTGAGATAGTTAACATAAGCCAGCCGATATAGGCTGGCTTTTTCAGTAGGGGGGTGAAATTTTAATTGGTTAGTTACAGGGCTAAAGAATCACAACTTTGAAATTATCACTGATTAACTACAAACAGCCGTCCAAAACTTGCCAATTAGCCTAGGAGCGTATATAATTCACTTATACGGCTCGAAAAGAGTAAGACTTTGTCTTGCTCTTTTCTTTTATTAATCTGCGATTAATTGATGAACAGCCTAATTGTTGCAAGGGAGAATATATGCAAGCGAAGAAGAACACGCTAGCTGAAAATGCTTATACACTCTGTTTGGATGCTGTGCAAGCTGCGGGATATGAGCTCTTAGAGGTGAAGTACGGCAAAGAACAGGGCGAGTATTACCTAACTTTCATCATTGATAAGCGTGGCGGTATTGGCATTGAAGACTGCGAACGTGTGAATGATATAGTCGACCCGTTACTAGAGACAGCTAATTTGGTGCAAGGTGCGTACAATTTGGAAGTTTCTTCCGCTGGCTTAGATCGCTTGTTGCAGACAGAGGCAGATTTTAAGCGCTACCTTGAGAGCGAGGTAGAAATTAGCTGCTATCGCAAATTCTTGAACTGTAAGCAATTTATTGGCTTTCTGTTGGACTATGCCGATGGTAAGATAACGCTTGGCCTGGATTTGTTGGCTATGCAGAAACGAATGGACAAGAAAAACTTCAAGGACTTTTTGTTCAACATTGAGCTAGCTTTGACAAGCGTGGACTTAGATAAGCTGACAGAAGCTGAACGCCAAACCTTGT is a window of Amygdalobacter nucleatus DNA encoding:
- the trpX gene encoding tryptophan ABC transporter substrate-binding protein, translating into MKKKSSFAFIVLVVLALIVSLFFLKKLDNGNSEKVSSVSAKNEVPTIGILQLVSHPALDSIKQGIIDGLADAGYQEGKSINIDFQNAQGDQSNLSLMAQQLLTKEKKLVIGITTPAAQQLASKEKERPIILSGITYPKQAGLVDSEEHPGKNVTGVSDRLNIKAQIEQIHEVLPDAKKIGILYTSSEDNALAQAKTAEQEIKKIGLETVVKSVTNTTDIHQVATQLASEVQAIYVPIDNGIASAMATLVQVTDQAKIPVFPSADSMVKDGGMMGIGVDQYQIGRLTAKVVVDVLNGKDVATYPIQVLDKGTTYINKKKAVELNINIPEKIAEKAVAIDK
- a CDS encoding ABC transporter permease, which gives rise to MGDIILSALTEGVFWSIVAIGLYISFRILHLSDMTTEGSFPLGACLAIVSILNDLSPLMALVVSFIGGALAGLVTGVLINRLRIPNLLAGILTMSAFYSINLKIMQRPNLNILGKNTLVNYITHQSNVLPYAYLWLGSLMVALLLTALYFFFKTEVGQALIASGDNAEMAMSSGIPVERMKILGLMLANGIIALGGGLLAQKGNFADVNMGIGVIVVALASIIIGEVIFPYVTFGQRLICIVLGSIIYRFLLASVISLKVISANDFKLFSALLIAVCLALPLIREKIHR
- a CDS encoding ABC transporter ATP-binding protein; the encoded protein is MSKVILQLKDLSKTFFQNTLQERKGLDHFNLTLNEGDFGVIVGGNGAGKSTLMNIIAGKLNLDQGQIILDDVELTNLKDYQRAKWLSRVPQDPSLGTAPRMTLLQNMAIASKRGQKRNFTFSVCDKDIAFYRACLKELGLGLEERLELPMEYLSGGQRQAVTLLMATLADSKLLLLDEHTAALDPKTQRLVMQLTEKLIKKKKLTTLMITHSLTDAITYGNRLFILSQGKLFRQFDAEEKAKLTAEDLFRILEKSNEMLL
- a CDS encoding YibE/F family protein, whose amino-acid sequence is MSEHFTYDEPVHSHHLDLAKQKLNTKERSLYFLTIGMSLLILLVSHLIIKQSVPSLPQNQANLVQARIEKIVNTEQSESGLAGEKPNLKINFTATLLTGERQGERIVGYQSIDFSNPSDSLTQVKSGDRVLLFSPKQSANPASANKLSPFVFVEYDRHTKLIWLFAVFAIALLAFGHLKGLNTLLSLVLTVLMIFLVFIPSILAAYNVYLMTLLTCLYGTLISFLLVIGYNAKAYAATIGCLAGVSLSGLLAIICNYWLKISGLTGDEAITLANLPLPNKINLPALIFAMVLIGALGAVMDVAMDISSALAQVKLQAPNLKRHEIFKIGLDIGRDLISTLSNTLIMAYIGTSLLTVLVLSGTGMSWNFFINRESFAVDILNAIIGTLAILFTIPLTAFVCAWLYNSPKAKLK